The Anoxybacillus flavithermus genome has a segment encoding these proteins:
- a CDS encoding cyclodextrin-binding protein has translation MKKTVSIFSSLALLAGVMAGCGPQDEAKPKENENEGKTEVSEDGMPPKPEKLVVWEDVKRGVALEPAIKAFEEKYGIKVEYKEVEMATKQRDQLRLDGPAGTGPDVITVPHDQIGQLVTEGLIREINVDQSVLDTFTESSIAAQMYDGKLYGLPKAVETPVFIYNKKLMDKAPETMDELYQFSKEFTKGDKYGFLALWDNFYFAHGVIAGMGGYVFKNNNGALDRNDIGLNNEGAVKGTEYIQMWYKELFPKGIIGENGGSAMDGLFNEGKAASVMNGPWAFQGMRDAGIDIGVAPMPKLPNGEPVKTFMGVKGWHVSAFSKHPEWATKLIEFITNEENAKKRFELTREIPPVKSLINDPLIAEDEGAKAVAIQSQYAIPMPNIPEMAEVWGPMATALQLVANQKAEPKQALDEAVKTIKTNIETNHPSK, from the coding sequence ATGAAAAAAACGGTATCTATTTTCTCGTCGCTTGCTTTGCTTGCAGGTGTGATGGCAGGTTGTGGTCCACAAGATGAGGCAAAGCCAAAGGAAAATGAAAACGAAGGAAAAACAGAAGTATCGGAAGACGGCATGCCGCCAAAACCGGAAAAGCTTGTCGTTTGGGAAGACGTAAAGCGCGGTGTGGCGTTAGAGCCAGCGATTAAAGCGTTCGAAGAAAAATACGGCATTAAAGTCGAGTACAAAGAAGTTGAAATGGCGACAAAACAGCGTGACCAACTTCGACTAGACGGTCCAGCAGGCACAGGTCCTGACGTCATTACTGTTCCACACGACCAAATTGGTCAGCTCGTGACGGAAGGATTAATTCGTGAAATTAACGTCGATCAATCGGTATTAGATACGTTTACAGAATCTTCGATCGCAGCGCAAATGTATGACGGAAAGTTATACGGGCTTCCAAAAGCGGTAGAAACACCTGTGTTCATCTACAATAAAAAATTGATGGATAAAGCTCCAGAAACGATGGATGAGCTGTATCAATTTTCAAAAGAGTTTACAAAAGGTGATAAATACGGTTTCTTAGCGCTTTGGGATAACTTCTATTTCGCACACGGCGTCATTGCCGGAATGGGCGGTTACGTATTTAAAAACAATAACGGCGCATTAGATCGCAATGACATTGGTTTAAACAATGAAGGGGCAGTCAAAGGAACAGAATACATTCAAATGTGGTATAAAGAATTGTTCCCGAAAGGAATTATCGGTGAAAACGGCGGTTCAGCGATGGATGGCTTATTTAACGAAGGAAAAGCAGCGTCTGTCATGAACGGTCCGTGGGCGTTCCAAGGTATGCGTGATGCAGGCATCGATATCGGTGTCGCACCAATGCCAAAATTGCCAAACGGTGAGCCTGTGAAAACATTTATGGGTGTAAAAGGTTGGCACGTATCTGCGTTCTCAAAACATCCTGAATGGGCAACAAAACTCATTGAATTTATTACAAACGAAGAAAATGCGAAAAAACGTTTCGAGTTGACGCGTGAAATTCCGCCAGTCAAGTCGCTTATTAACGATCCGTTAATCGCAGAAGATGAAGGAGCAAAAGCGGTTGCGATTCAATCGCAATATGCGATTCCAATGCCAAACATTCCTGAAATGGCAGAAGTATGGGGACCAATGGCGACAGCACTTCAACTTGTCGCGAACCAAAAAGCAGAGCCAAAACAAGCGCTTGATGAAGCTGTAAAAACAATTAAAACGAACATTGAAACAAATCATCCAAGCAAGTAA
- a CDS encoding alpha-glycosidase, with amino-acid sequence MLKEAIYHRPKDAFAYAYDKRTLHIRLRTKKDDVDAVYLLFGDPYVWEDGAWQFDKQPMQQSGCDALFDYWFIAVQPPYRRLRYGFELHDGEDMLVYTEKGFYKQAPTDDTAYYFCFPFLNRIDVFDAPSWVKDTVWYQIFPERFANGNPRLNPPNTLPWGSVDPTTTSFFGGDFEGIIERLDYLVELGVNGIYFTPIFKAPSNHKYDTIDYFEIDPQFGDKQTFKRLVEACHEKGIRVMLDAVFNHSGYYFAPFQDVLKNGEKSRYKDWFHIREFPLQTEPIPNYDTFAFVPEMPKLNTENREVKQYLLDVATYWIREFDIDGWRLDVANEVDHQFWREFRQAVKAIKPDVYILGEIWHDAMPWLRGDQFDAVMNYPFTNGTLNYFAKENVKASEFAHTIVNVWHNYPQNVNEVAFNLLGSHDTPRILTQCGEQKEKVKLMFTFQLSFSGSPCIYYGDEIGLTGGQDPLCRKCMIWEKEKQDRDLFAHVQTLIALRKQYRALRIGEFHILEANDETNHIAYVKTYDDETIVCVLNNADASLTWTVPFSLQDKTVINLWTNEQMTEQTMTIEPYGFRMLLVQSTSAV; translated from the coding sequence ATGTTAAAAGAAGCGATTTACCATCGTCCGAAAGATGCGTTTGCTTATGCATACGACAAACGAACGCTACATATTCGTTTGCGGACAAAAAAAGATGACGTCGATGCCGTTTATTTGTTATTTGGTGACCCGTACGTATGGGAAGATGGCGCATGGCAATTTGACAAACAACCGATGCAACAAAGCGGTTGTGACGCTTTGTTTGATTATTGGTTCATCGCTGTGCAACCACCGTATCGTCGCTTGCGCTATGGGTTTGAATTGCATGACGGTGAAGACATGCTCGTCTATACAGAAAAAGGCTTTTACAAACAAGCTCCAACAGACGATACAGCATACTATTTTTGTTTTCCGTTTTTAAATCGCATCGACGTATTTGACGCACCGAGCTGGGTAAAAGACACCGTCTGGTATCAAATTTTTCCTGAGCGTTTCGCCAACGGCAATCCACGTTTAAATCCGCCAAATACGCTCCCATGGGGAAGCGTTGACCCAACAACAACAAGCTTTTTTGGCGGGGATTTTGAAGGCATAATCGAACGATTAGACTATCTCGTTGAACTCGGCGTCAACGGCATTTATTTTACTCCGATTTTCAAGGCGCCATCGAACCATAAGTACGACACGATCGACTATTTCGAAATCGACCCACAATTTGGCGACAAACAAACATTTAAACGGCTCGTGGAAGCATGCCATGAAAAAGGCATTCGCGTCATGCTTGATGCGGTGTTTAACCATAGCGGCTATTATTTCGCCCCGTTTCAAGACGTGTTAAAAAACGGCGAGAAATCACGGTATAAAGATTGGTTCCATATTCGTGAATTTCCACTTCAAACGGAACCGATTCCAAATTATGATACGTTTGCTTTTGTACCAGAAATGCCGAAATTAAACACCGAAAACCGAGAAGTAAAACAATATTTGCTGGACGTCGCAACCTATTGGATTCGTGAGTTTGACATTGACGGCTGGCGGTTAGATGTGGCGAACGAAGTCGACCACCAGTTTTGGCGCGAATTTCGCCAAGCGGTGAAAGCGATCAAACCGGACGTTTATATTCTCGGGGAAATTTGGCATGATGCGATGCCATGGCTAAGAGGAGATCAATTTGATGCGGTCATGAACTATCCGTTTACAAATGGGACGCTCAACTATTTTGCGAAGGAAAACGTAAAAGCGAGCGAATTTGCCCATACGATCGTAAACGTATGGCATAACTACCCACAAAACGTAAACGAAGTGGCGTTTAATTTGCTCGGCAGTCACGACACTCCCCGCATTTTAACACAATGTGGCGAACAAAAGGAGAAAGTGAAACTCATGTTTACGTTCCAACTTTCCTTCAGCGGCTCGCCTTGCATTTATTACGGAGATGAAATCGGCTTAACAGGCGGTCAAGACCCTCTTTGCCGAAAATGTATGATATGGGAAAAAGAAAAACAAGACCGCGATTTATTCGCGCACGTCCAAACGCTTATTGCACTGCGCAAACAATATCGCGCCTTGCGAATTGGCGAGTTTCATATATTAGAGGCAAACGATGAAACGAATCATATCGCTTATGTCAAAACGTACGACGACGAAACAATCGTTTGCGTGTTAAACAATGCAGACGCATCGCTTACATGGACCGTTCCATTTTCACTTCAAGACAAAACGGTCATCAACCTTTGGACGAACGAACAAATGACTGAACAAACGATGACAATCGAGCCGTACGGCTTTCGCATGTTGCTTGTACAGTCTACGTCCGCTGTATAA
- a CDS encoding AraC family transcriptional regulator produces MYISFSVPPFPIFIKGGEAVFRKGMKHFRRTFSIFDLLYVQKGTLYMTEREETFVVREGEYVILCPGFEHYGHKPCDEDTSFIWIHFAMPQYELVEKRPYGWSDIIEREATYVDYAQYRLFIPQYGQLRQAGMDTMLQSIVREQRTPDHSLLQQLLFAEWIVQLQKQTLHIPSAAEHVCREALEYIHRHYDQPFEMERLAYALRLHPDYISRCMQKTIGMSASQYVNDYRVKMAKKKLAATNETVAAIAKQVGFEDGAYFSRVFKKIEGMTPSEYRRFIQRT; encoded by the coding sequence ATGTATATTTCGTTTTCTGTTCCGCCGTTTCCGATATTTATTAAAGGGGGCGAGGCCGTTTTTCGAAAAGGAATGAAACATTTTCGACGCACATTTTCCATATTTGATTTACTGTATGTGCAAAAAGGGACGTTATATATGACGGAAAGAGAAGAAACGTTCGTTGTCCGCGAAGGAGAGTACGTTATTTTATGTCCGGGATTTGAACATTATGGGCATAAGCCGTGCGATGAAGATACATCCTTTATTTGGATTCATTTTGCCATGCCCCAATACGAACTTGTTGAAAAACGTCCGTACGGGTGGAGCGATATTATTGAAAGGGAAGCGACATATGTCGATTATGCACAATATCGGTTGTTTATCCCACAATATGGGCAGTTGAGGCAAGCGGGCATGGATACAATGCTCCAATCCATTGTCCGTGAGCAAAGAACACCAGACCACTCGCTGTTGCAACAGTTGTTATTTGCCGAATGGATCGTTCAACTGCAAAAACAAACGCTTCATATTCCATCAGCAGCCGAGCATGTATGCAGAGAAGCGCTGGAATATATTCATCGTCATTATGATCAACCGTTTGAAATGGAACGTCTTGCTTATGCGCTTCGCCTTCACCCCGACTATATTTCCCGCTGTATGCAAAAGACGATTGGCATGAGCGCGTCGCAATATGTAAATGATTATCGGGTGAAGATGGCGAAAAAAAAATTAGCCGCGACGAATGAGACGGTCGCGGCCATTGCTAAACAAGTCGGATTTGAAGACGGGGCGTATTTTTCCCGGGTATTTAAGAAAATAGAAGGGATGACCCCAAGCGAATATCGCCGTTTTATACAGCGGACGTAG
- a CDS encoding MATE family efflux transporter, whose amino-acid sequence MSCLAKKLSLFALTWPIFIELTLHMLTGNADTFMLSQYADEAVAAVGVANQLLFMVVVMFGFIATGTSILIAQYAGANDEKAASYIGAASIWANLLFGIVLSVVLWIGSDHLLQWMNVPNELMADARTYLRIVGGFSFVQALIMTLGAILRSYGFTRDMMNVTIGVNILNIIGNYFVLFGPFDLPVLGVAGVAWSTTISRIIGVVVGCFVLIKRLPHPLPLWTKEALSFTYVKQLLKIGIPSAGEHVAYNTSQLVITYFITMLGTEALTTRVYTQNIMMFIFLFSVAIGQGTQIMIGHLVGAERFHEAYTRCLRSLRLAVMISFSVAALFSVFSDQLFSIFTSNTRMIETGGTLIFLTMLLEPGRSFNLVIINSLRAAGDVKFPVYIGIASMWGVSVPLAYMLGISFDLGLVGIWLAFTADEWLRGLLVYWRWKSNVWRTKSFVKKEATA is encoded by the coding sequence TTGTCTTGTTTGGCAAAAAAACTTTCTTTATTTGCGCTCACTTGGCCCATTTTTATTGAATTGACGCTTCATATGCTGACTGGCAATGCGGATACGTTTATGCTCAGTCAATATGCCGATGAAGCAGTTGCAGCTGTTGGGGTAGCCAATCAGTTATTGTTTATGGTCGTTGTCATGTTTGGTTTTATCGCAACCGGAACATCGATTTTAATCGCGCAATACGCCGGGGCAAATGATGAAAAAGCAGCTTCCTATATTGGAGCTGCTTCCATTTGGGCAAATTTATTATTTGGCATCGTATTAAGCGTTGTGCTTTGGATAGGAAGCGATCATCTCCTTCAATGGATGAACGTTCCGAACGAGTTAATGGCTGATGCGCGTACTTATTTACGGATTGTTGGCGGTTTTTCATTTGTGCAAGCGCTCATTATGACGCTCGGTGCGATATTGCGAAGCTACGGTTTTACACGCGACATGATGAACGTTACAATTGGAGTCAATATATTAAATATCATTGGCAACTATTTCGTGTTGTTCGGGCCGTTTGACTTGCCTGTACTAGGTGTCGCAGGGGTCGCTTGGTCAACGACGATAAGCCGCATCATCGGTGTTGTCGTTGGCTGTTTTGTCTTGATTAAACGCCTCCCGCATCCGCTTCCGCTTTGGACAAAAGAGGCGCTTTCGTTTACTTACGTCAAACAATTATTAAAAATCGGCATTCCATCTGCCGGTGAACATGTTGCTTACAATACGTCACAACTTGTCATCACGTATTTCATTACGATGCTCGGCACAGAAGCATTAACAACGAGAGTATATACACAAAACATCATGATGTTCATTTTTTTATTTAGTGTGGCTATCGGGCAAGGAACACAAATTATGATCGGTCATCTCGTTGGGGCGGAGCGCTTTCATGAAGCATATACTCGCTGTTTACGAAGTTTGCGGCTCGCTGTCATGATTTCCTTTTCGGTTGCCGCGTTATTTTCTGTTTTTTCCGATCAACTATTTTCCATTTTCACAAGCAATACACGCATGATCGAAACAGGTGGGACACTCATTTTCCTTACGATGCTTCTTGAACCAGGTCGTTCGTTTAACCTTGTTATTATTAACTCCTTAAGAGCTGCTGGCGATGTAAAATTTCCTGTTTACATCGGCATCGCGTCCATGTGGGGAGTGAGCGTCCCTCTTGCCTATATGCTCGGCATTTCGTTCGATCTTGGCTTAGTCGGCATTTGGCTTGCCTTTACGGCGGACGAATGGCTGCGCGGTTTGCTCGTCTATTGGCGTTGGAAATCAAACGTATGGCGAACAAAATCGTTCGTCAAAAAGGAAGCGACAGCTTAA
- a CDS encoding phytoene desaturase has translation MEGENVYVKKVVIVGGGLGGLSAAVTLAQRGVDVQLFEKNNHFGGKLMPVQLGNYYFDFGPNTITMPFVFRHVIEQTGERTEDYLTFRKLRVHTKNVYEDQTTFFLSSDREYMKEQLAHIDPIGALRYDDFLREVERLYQLAKTHFFPRIFHSFTDYISPSLAMALLKARPFETLHHFFQRYFTNEHVIQAYDRYATYIGSSPYMSPATFAMIAYLEMVDGVYYVEGGNARIAHTFAMLARRAGATLHTNRAVKRVIVHNGAVKGVELEDAEKVEADVVIMNADLLQAYRELVDPHDRSYERAEPSISAFVMLVGTKDTWNHLAHHNVFFSDNYKQEFEHIFSGKYSEHPTIYVCAPPFTKEGSSLFILVNAPPLTKDGRMQVDEQAYKQLVYEKLRSYGLNIVPDVEQIITPLHIAEQFRAYRGALYGMASNRRRDTFLRPSNACRRIGGLYFVGGTTHPGGGSPMVVISGQNVAHHLLGIKLSLPF, from the coding sequence ATGGAAGGGGAGAACGTATACGTGAAAAAAGTGGTCATTGTCGGTGGAGGGCTCGGTGGATTGTCTGCTGCTGTGACGCTTGCGCAACGGGGCGTCGATGTGCAGCTTTTTGAAAAAAATAATCATTTTGGTGGGAAATTAATGCCTGTTCAACTAGGTAACTATTATTTCGATTTTGGACCGAATACGATTACGATGCCGTTCGTATTTCGACATGTCATCGAACAGACGGGGGAACGTACAGAAGATTATTTGACGTTTCGAAAACTACGTGTGCATACAAAAAACGTATATGAAGATCAAACGACATTTTTTCTTTCAAGTGATCGGGAATATATGAAAGAGCAGTTAGCACATATAGACCCCATCGGTGCGTTGCGATACGATGATTTTTTACGTGAAGTGGAGCGTTTGTATCAATTGGCGAAAACGCACTTTTTCCCACGCATTTTTCATTCTTTTACGGATTACATATCGCCGTCGCTCGCCATGGCTTTGTTGAAAGCTAGGCCGTTTGAGACGTTACATCATTTTTTTCAACGATATTTTACAAATGAACATGTCATTCAAGCATATGACCGCTATGCCACGTATATCGGTTCGTCACCGTATATGTCTCCAGCGACATTTGCGATGATCGCTTATTTAGAAATGGTTGATGGTGTATATTATGTTGAAGGTGGAAATGCTCGTATTGCTCATACGTTTGCGATGCTCGCCAGACGCGCGGGTGCAACGTTACATACAAATCGAGCGGTCAAGCGTGTCATTGTGCATAACGGAGCGGTGAAAGGAGTCGAGCTCGAAGACGCAGAGAAGGTAGAAGCGGATGTCGTCATTATGAATGCCGATTTGTTACAGGCGTATCGCGAGCTCGTTGATCCTCACGATCGCTCATATGAACGAGCCGAGCCGTCCATTTCCGCCTTTGTCATGTTAGTTGGAACGAAAGATACATGGAATCATTTAGCTCATCATAACGTGTTTTTTTCTGACAATTACAAGCAGGAGTTTGAACATATATTTTCTGGAAAATATAGCGAACATCCAACAATATATGTGTGTGCCCCGCCGTTTACAAAAGAAGGCTCATCTTTGTTTATTTTAGTAAATGCTCCGCCTCTCACGAAAGATGGACGGATGCAAGTCGATGAACAAGCATATAAGCAACTTGTGTATGAAAAGCTTCGTTCATACGGTTTAAACATTGTACCAGACGTCGAACAGATCATTACTCCGCTTCATATTGCAGAACAGTTTCGTGCATATCGAGGGGCATTGTACGGGATGGCGTCGAATCGGCGTCGGGATACGTTTTTACGTCCATCCAATGCATGTAGGCGCATCGGTGGATTATATTTCGTCGGAGGAACGACCCACCCTGGAGGTGGATCGCCGATGGTGGTGATTAGCGGTCAAAACGTCGCTCATCATTTGCTCGGTATTAAGCTGTCGCTTCCTTTTTGA
- a CDS encoding glycosyl transferase family 2 translates to MIVVWASFFIWTVFNSLFLIPLPKRPQIATRPLVSVLVPLRNEERNVVRLVRSLKQLTYESVEFLLLDDQSTDRTYELLLKETKGDNRFQIRKGKPLADGWVGKVHACHQLAKQAKGAYLFFIDADVELKPMVIEQLLAVATTYDAKLVTGFPSFHPQSLPLVGKWLVPLQHFFILFHLPLYLANYTNMRATTAAHGACLFFERAAYEAIGGHASVKQEIVEDVMIARRMKSCGYRVILANVSTHIVCYMYETNKEVWLGFIKNVYVGLNRSPLFVMMLTIFYGTFYVAPLFIAPFAITKGWTYALPLVIVIMQKAYVEWKTERSISTCYWMPLSVAAFIVLMYASMRAKRYEWKGRTYT, encoded by the coding sequence ATGATCGTTGTATGGGCAAGTTTTTTCATTTGGACGGTTTTTAACTCTTTGTTCCTTATTCCTCTTCCGAAACGTCCGCAAATCGCTACTCGCCCACTTGTAAGCGTGCTCGTTCCACTTCGCAATGAAGAGCGAAATGTCGTACGTCTTGTGCGCTCGTTAAAGCAGTTGACGTATGAGTCAGTCGAATTTTTACTTCTTGATGACCAATCGACCGATCGCACGTATGAGTTATTGTTGAAAGAAACGAAAGGGGACAATCGCTTTCAAATACGGAAAGGAAAGCCTCTTGCAGATGGTTGGGTAGGGAAAGTGCATGCGTGCCATCAACTGGCGAAACAGGCGAAAGGGGCGTATTTGTTTTTTATTGATGCAGATGTCGAATTAAAACCAATGGTGATCGAACAATTGTTAGCTGTTGCAACGACATATGACGCAAAACTAGTGACGGGCTTTCCGTCGTTTCATCCTCAATCGCTTCCGCTCGTTGGAAAATGGCTCGTGCCATTGCAACATTTTTTTATTTTGTTTCATTTGCCGTTATATTTAGCTAATTATACGAATATGCGCGCAACAACAGCAGCGCACGGCGCATGTTTGTTTTTCGAGCGGGCAGCTTATGAAGCGATTGGCGGACACGCCTCTGTGAAGCAAGAGATTGTTGAAGATGTCATGATTGCCCGTCGGATGAAAAGTTGTGGTTATCGAGTCATCTTAGCGAATGTGAGCACGCATATTGTTTGTTACATGTATGAAACGAATAAGGAAGTATGGTTAGGGTTTATAAAAAATGTATATGTCGGGTTAAATCGCTCACCGCTCTTTGTGATGATGCTTACGATATTTTACGGAACATTTTACGTCGCTCCACTTTTCATTGCCCCGTTTGCGATTACAAAGGGATGGACGTACGCCTTGCCTCTGGTTATAGTCATTATGCAAAAAGCATACGTAGAGTGGAAGACAGAGCGCTCAATTTCGACGTGTTATTGGATGCCATTAAGTGTAGCGGCATTTATTGTTTTAATGTATGCATCGATGCGTGCGAAACGTTATGAATGGAAGGGGAGAACGTATACGTGA